One window of Watersipora subatra chromosome 3, tzWatSuba1.1, whole genome shotgun sequence genomic DNA carries:
- the LOC137391903 gene encoding ATP-binding cassette sub-family C member 2-like, with protein MRMVIAALGFINPLIQGYLISFMASQGTAEAEQVWKGLTVCVVVLAASLFQAVVAGMCRYLEYKAYVRIYSSLLISIYKKSLTMNGTTKQDTTTGEIVNLMSIDTRRTTALIYEVYVYFYVPVQSAIALYMLYQLLGNAAFAGLGIIAISAPATLLIASITQRLRKIAMEVKDQRIKLMNETLNAIKIIKLYAWEPAFQTKICELRKKEIHTEMKLSMLGCVFHVIYAIIPILVTIVVFSIYTATTPDHILTPSVAFVSLSLINILRDGLNHVPHSIAFIVECLVSYRRIVNFFKTEDIDESNVNTDQSASNPIEVVAASFSHLPDKPKVLHDINLTIREGSLTAIVGAVGAGKSSLLAALVGDLYKHQGTVTVKGSVALVAQQAFILNDSVRDNILFGSEYKADRYNEVVEACALTKDFEVLANGDQTTIGEKGINLSGGQKQRISLARAVYNDADIYLLDDPLSAVDAHVGRHIFDHVIGPNGLLRQKTRFMVTHGIHWLPLVQEVYVLKSGRIGEHGTYKSLLGQGGDFSEFLKTYFLNEENEGNLAEGKETAEDDESESLPKIMLERLESITSTGSNEEVFNELLNSTHPTSNTPSHSSKKDATSTKSQADSQLARLLSKEEEEMEEKPDDKSNNIFDEEEEVGRGTVSWRVYFAYLQAIGWKRITPLSVLIVLATGAPVFSSIWLSEWTGDPIFLNTTVSNDTKESYMQMYLTVFSLSGVVGALLILTYIIGSAYCFYIASGNLHNRLLNRILKAKMAFFDTKPLGMILNRFSKDVDTMDDEVGWSLMSTVDTSIEIIASLAGIIYATNIMVVPIVIIAACYYLLQRYFLSTARQTRRLKSKAASPIYSHFSETLAGSQTIRAYKQQERFVETNVKHVEEFNIYTYFERFVDGWLDVRMKCMGGLMTFATSLFCVLSTQIPFLQNLVTPSIAGLVLSLTFSVTGSLKGFVWIMVWAETSIVAVERILEYSEVEQEAAWDCSEPPPSEWPTSGSVKFINYATRYRPELDLVINGLSIEVKPREKVGIVGRTGAGKSSLTLSLFRLIEAAQGNITIDGVNIADVGLHDLRNNITILPQDPILFSGSVRENLDPFTKCSDERLWQVLEQCQLKEFVSEQPEQLSADCGEGGQNLSVGQRQLICLARALLRKTRILVMDEATAAVDLKTDDFIQKTIRSQFSDCTILTIAHRLNTIIDSDRVLVMDQGNVAEFGAPQDLLANEKSVFHGMAKEAGIL; from the exons ATGCGAATGGTGATTGCTGCACTCGGATTTATCAACCCTTTGATTCAGGG GTATTTGATATCATTTATGGCATCACAAGGAACAGCTGAAGCAGAGCAGGTGTGGAAAGGGCTAACTGTCTGCGTGGTTGTGTTGGCAGCAAGTCTATTCCAAGCAGTCGTGGCTGGCATGTGCCGCTACTTGGAATACAAGGCCTACGTTAGGATATACTCTTCTCTTCTTATCTCTATCTATAAAAAG TCGTTGACAATGAATGGAACCACGAAGCAAGATACAACAACAGGAGAAATAGTTAACTTGATGTCTATTGACACAAGACGCACAACAGCCCTCATTTA TGAAGTTTACGTGTACTTCTATGTGCCGGTACAAAGCGCTATAGCCCTATATATGCTATATCAGCTGCTCGGTAATGCAGCTTTTGCTGGTCTTGGAATCATAGCTATATCTGCACCAGCAACCCTCCTGATCGCTTCAATTACTCAGAGGCTAAGAAAAATAGCTATGGAGGTGAAGGACCAGAGAATTAAACTAATGAATGAAACACTCAATGCCATTAAG ATTATCAAACTGTATGCGTGGGAGCCagcatttcaaacaaaaatttgtgaGCTCCGAAAGAAGGAGATTCATACTGAGATGAAACTCTCTATGCTAGGCTGTGTTTTCCATGTTATCTACGCCATCATACCTATACTG GTAACGATAGTCGTCTTCTCAATCTATACAGCAACAACACCTGATCACATTCTAACGCCTAGTGTGGCTTTTGTGTCTCTATCTCTTATAAATATACTAAGAGATGGGCTCAATCATGTTCCACATAGTATAGCATTCATAGTAGAG TGTCTCGTTTCATACAGAAgaattgtaaattttttcaaaactgaAGACATTGATGAAAGCAACGTCAACACTGACCAATCAGCGA GCAATCCTATTGAGGTTGTAGCTGCCAGTTTCTCACATTTACCTGACAAGCCTAAGGTCCTTCATGATATAAATCTCACTATTAGGGAAGGATCCCTCACGGCCATCGTAGGAGCTGTTGGAGCAGGAAAATCTTCCTTACTGGCTGCTCTTGTCGGTGATTTGTATAAGCACCAAGGCACTGTCACAGTTAAG GGTTCAGTAGCGTTGGTGGCACAGCAGGCGTTCATACTCAATGACAGTGTTCGAGACAACATCTTATTTGGTTCAGAATATAAAGCTGACCGATACAATGAGGTCGTCGAAGCCTGTGCTCTTACTAAAGACTTTGAGGTTCTGGCCAATGGAGACCAAACCACCATTGGTGAAAAG GGTATAAATTTATCTGGTGGCCAGAAGCAACGAATAAGTTTGGCTCGAGCCGTCTACAACGATGCTGACATCTACTTATTGGACGATCCTCTCAGCGCAGTCGATGCTCATGTTGGCCGACACATATTTGACCATGTCATCGGACCAAATGGTCTTCTTAGACAAAAGACTCGTTTTATG GTGACTCATGGTATCCATTGGCTACCTCTCGTTCAGGAAGTGTACGTGTTGAAGAGTGGGAGAATCGGAGAGCACGGCACCTATAAGTCTCTTCTGGGGCAAGGAGGAGATTTTTCGGAGTTCCTAAAGACCTACTTTTTAAACGAAG AGAATGAAGGTAACCTCGCTGAGGGTAAGGAAACAGCTGAGGATGATGAAAGCGAGTCACTGCCTAAGATCATGCTAGAAAGACTAGAATCTATTACCAGCACGGGCTCAAA TGAGGAAGTCTTCAATGAGCTGCTGAACTCAACGCATCCCACATCTAACACGCCAAGTCATAGTTCAAAAAAAGATGCTACCAGCACAAAAAGCCAGGCAGATAGCCAGCTAGCAAGACTTCTCTCAAAGGAGGAAGAAGAGATGGAGGAAAAACCTGATGACAAGtctaataatatttttgatgAGGAGGAAGAAGTCGGCAGGGGAACG GTCTCCTGGAGAGTTTACTTTGCATATTTACAAGCCATAGGATGGAAGAGGATAACTCCCCTCTCTGTGCTAATAGTGCTTGCAACTGGGGCGCCAGTCTTTAGTAGCATCTGGCTGAGCGAGTGGACTGGAGATCCTATCTTTCTAAACACCACCGTCTCCAATGACACTAAAGAAAGTTACATGCAGATGTATCTGACGGTTTTCTCGCTAAGTGGGGTTGTGGGAG CTCTGCTTATACTTACCTACATTATTGGCTCAGCCTATTGTTTCTATATTGCCTCCGGCAACCTCCACAACCGGCTGCTAAATAGAATTCTGAAGGCCAAGATGGCTTTCTTCGACACAAAACCTCTCGGCATGATTCTCAATAGGTTCTCTAAGGATGTTGACACAATGG ATGATGAAGTTGGCTGGAGCCTAATGTCGACCGTTGATACCTCTATTGAAATAATAGCTTCTCTAGCAGGAATAATCTATGCTACAAATATCATGGTTGTTCCAATAGTTATAATAGCTGCTTGCTATTATCTGCTGCAG AGATACTTTCTCAGCACAGCACGTCAAACACGGAGACTCAAATCTAAGGCAGCTTCTCCGATATATTCACACTTTAGTGAGACTTTAGCAGGATCCCAGACTATCAGGGCTTACAAGCAACAAGAACGATTTGTAGAGACAAACGTGAAGCATGTGGAAGAGTTTAACATCTACACATACTTTGAGCGCTTCGTGGATGG ATGGCTGGATGTAAGAATGAAGTGTATGGGAGGTCTAATGACATTTGCAACATCTTTGTTTTGTGTCCTCTCTACCCAAATTCCTTTCCTACAAAACCTAGTGACGCCGAGTATTGCTGGACTTGTTCTCTCTCTAACATTCAGT GTAACCGGATCGCTCAAGGGTTTTGTCTGGATCATGGTCTGGGCAGAGACATCAATTGTTGCAGTAGAGAGGATCTTGGAGTACTCAGAGGTAGAGCAGGAAGCGGCTTGGGATTGCTCTGAACCACCCCCAAG CGAGTGGCCAACCTCGGGCTCTGTAAAATTCATCAACTATGCAACTCGGTACCGACCAGAGCTAGATTTGGTTATTAATGGTCTCTCCATAGAAGTGAAACCTAGAGAAAAGGTAGGAATTGTTGGCAGAACAGGAGCAGGCAAATCTTCGCTGACCCTTTCTCTTTTCCGGCTGATAGAAGCTGCCCAAGGAAACATCACCATCGATGGTGTTAATATTGCTGACGTAGGCCTGCATGATCTGAGAAATAATATCACCATATTACCTCAG GACCCTATACTATTCTCTGGATCAGTGAGAGAAAACCTTGATCCATTCACCAAGTGCTCAGATGAAAGGCTCTGGCAGGTGCTTGAACAGTGTCAACTCAAAGAGTTTGTTTCAGAGCAGCCTGAGCAGCTGTCAGCAGACTGTGGAGAGGGTGGTCAAAATCTCAG TGTTGGACAGCGACAGCTCATTTGTCTAGCTCGAGCTCTGCTGAGAAAGACCAGAATTCTGGTTATGGATGAGGCGACAGCAGCTGTAGATTTAAAAACAGATGATTTTATACAGAAAACAATCAGGAGCCAGTTTTCCGACTGTACTATATTGACCATAGCTCACAGGCTAAATACGATCATAGACAGCGATAG AGTTCTGGTTATGGATCAAGGAAATGTGGCAGAGTTTGGAGCTCCCCAAGATTTGCTAGCAAATGAGAAGTCCGTATTTCATGGAATGGCCAAAGAAGCAGGAATATTATAG